One region of Ensifer sp. WSM1721 genomic DNA includes:
- the trbK gene encoding entry exclusion protein TrbK: MSPRLIIALALAGIVALGAGAVWLVVQPRALGKSGGSASIVQLTFAEERREHRQKFFSGDPERDIRGGEVMKPRW, from the coding sequence GTGAGCCCGCGTCTGATCATCGCCCTTGCATTGGCAGGGATCGTCGCCCTCGGCGCCGGCGCCGTCTGGCTTGTCGTACAGCCCCGCGCGCTGGGCAAGTCAGGAGGGAGCGCGTCCATCGTGCAACTCACATTCGCCGAAGAGCGCCGGGAGCATCGGCAAAAGTTCTTCAGCGGCGATCCGGAGCGGGATATTCGCGGCGGAGAGGTGATGAAGCCAAGATGGTGA
- a CDS encoding RES family NAD+ phosphorylase — protein MRFVETCYRAHDPRWAFKPTSGDGAAIRGARFNPKGVPALYLALSIMTAVKEANQGFAHRIDPCVLCSYDIDCEDVADLTTSEGRSAFFVSMEEMACSWATALAEGRRPASWAIYDRLSSRGTVGILVPSFAPGAEEDDRNLVLWKWGPDLPHRVIVNDPSGRLPKDQLSWR, from the coding sequence TTGAGGTTCGTTGAGACCTGCTACCGAGCACATGATCCACGCTGGGCATTCAAACCGACCTCGGGGGATGGCGCCGCCATCAGGGGCGCACGCTTCAATCCGAAAGGTGTGCCGGCGCTCTACCTCGCCCTCAGCATCATGACGGCGGTTAAGGAAGCCAATCAGGGCTTTGCGCATCGCATCGATCCCTGCGTGCTCTGCTCGTACGATATCGATTGCGAGGATGTGGCCGACCTGACCACGTCGGAGGGGAGGAGTGCATTTTTCGTCTCGATGGAGGAGATGGCCTGCAGCTGGGCCACAGCCCTTGCGGAAGGGAGGCGGCCCGCTTCCTGGGCAATTTATGATCGGCTGAGCTCGCGTGGCACCGTCGGCATTCTGGTGCCGAGCTTTGCGCCGGGCGCTGAGGAGGATGATCGAAACCTTGTCCTGTGGAAGTGGGGACCGGACCTCCCGCATCGCGTAATCGTGAACGACCCTAGCGGCCGGCTACCCAAAGATCAGTTGTCCTGGAGGTAA
- the trbG gene encoding P-type conjugative transfer protein TrbG: MMLSAALALSVLPHLAVAQSMSANETKGAAISNQWRAGRGLVTRGADGKVIFLFGEVQPSVVCSPLQVCDIELQAGEVVRDVLVGDTVRWKVEPATSGAVGGQAIHLIVKPSEPGLVTSMVVTTSRRTYHIQLKSNVAQYMARVGFEYPEDVSNRLKDINARLEMSTIPGANVPAEKLNFGYSVSGSASWRPTRVYSDGAKTYIQFPRSLAGQDAPVLFVISGGENRIVNYRMNSGMMVVDYNIDRAVLVSGVGWKQQKITIRRGER; this comes from the coding sequence ATGATGCTGTCGGCCGCCCTGGCACTATCCGTCCTGCCGCACCTCGCCGTCGCGCAGTCGATGAGCGCGAACGAGACGAAGGGTGCGGCGATTTCGAACCAATGGCGGGCAGGGCGGGGACTTGTGACCAGGGGCGCCGACGGCAAGGTGATCTTCCTGTTCGGGGAGGTCCAGCCCTCCGTCGTCTGCTCGCCGCTGCAGGTCTGCGATATCGAGCTTCAAGCCGGCGAAGTGGTCCGCGACGTGCTCGTCGGCGATACGGTGCGCTGGAAGGTGGAGCCGGCAACGTCCGGTGCGGTCGGCGGCCAGGCGATCCACCTGATCGTCAAGCCGTCGGAGCCGGGCCTGGTGACGTCTATGGTCGTGACGACTTCGCGGCGCACTTACCATATCCAGCTCAAATCGAACGTCGCGCAATACATGGCGCGGGTCGGTTTCGAATATCCGGAAGATGTATCGAACAGGCTCAAGGACATCAACGCACGACTTGAAATGAGCACGATCCCCGGCGCCAATGTACCGGCCGAAAAGCTGAACTTCGGCTATTCAGTTTCGGGGAGTGCCAGCTGGCGGCCAACGCGGGTCTATAGCGATGGCGCCAAGACCTATATCCAGTTTCCCCGCTCGCTGGCCGGCCAGGACGCGCCGGTGCTCTTCGTGATCTCCGGCGGCGAAAACCGCATCGTCAACTACCGCATGAACAGCGGGATGATGGTCGTCGACTATAATATCGACCGCGCCGTGCTTGTCTCAGGCGTCGGCTGGAAACAGCAGAAGATCACCATCAGGCGGGGAGAGCGGTGA
- the trbL gene encoding P-type conjugative transfer protein TrbL — translation MVIVRPSRRLELVFIAVAMVLLASAPALAQQGSVLTTLESQVASAAKGWETTVMNAARSLFWILASIEVGIAAVWLAVNAVSLDSWFAELVRRILFIGLFAFILDQGPTVARAVVDSLYQIGAGGGSASPANIFDAGIRVAAKMSEQAKFGLFEDNALAIAAVFAMVVVVISFSLVAAIFVAIMVEMYVGLLAGMIMLGLGGSSYTKDFAVKYLVYAFSVGMKLMALVMIAKIGSDVLLGLAEAPTATSEQFITTLAIAGISVVVFVIAMYVPPILQGVVHGASVSGGMETIRHGGQAASFAAGGAFLGAAAATRGAQAASSARAAGSSFAGAALRGIASGIGGAAHAAGSAAKEKAIASPGAYAGSLLGLANAKLDQKRHSGRTTPPPPIDENK, via the coding sequence ATGGTGATCGTGCGGCCTTCACGCAGACTGGAACTCGTCTTCATCGCGGTGGCCATGGTGCTGCTCGCGAGTGCTCCGGCGCTCGCGCAGCAAGGCTCCGTGCTGACAACCCTTGAAAGCCAGGTTGCCAGCGCCGCCAAGGGGTGGGAGACGACCGTGATGAACGCGGCGCGCTCGCTGTTCTGGATTCTTGCCAGCATCGAGGTCGGTATCGCCGCCGTGTGGCTCGCGGTCAACGCCGTCTCGCTCGACAGCTGGTTTGCCGAACTGGTGCGGCGGATCCTGTTCATCGGCCTGTTTGCGTTCATTCTTGATCAGGGACCGACGGTCGCCAGGGCGGTGGTCGACAGCCTCTACCAGATCGGCGCCGGTGGCGGCTCCGCCTCGCCCGCCAATATCTTCGACGCTGGCATTCGTGTTGCCGCGAAAATGTCCGAACAGGCCAAGTTCGGCCTCTTCGAGGACAATGCGCTGGCGATCGCCGCCGTCTTCGCCATGGTCGTGGTGGTGATATCGTTCAGCCTGGTCGCGGCCATCTTCGTCGCCATCATGGTGGAAATGTATGTGGGGCTGCTTGCCGGCATGATCATGCTCGGGCTTGGGGGCTCGTCCTACACCAAGGATTTTGCGGTCAAATACCTGGTCTATGCCTTTTCGGTCGGCATGAAGCTGATGGCGCTGGTGATGATTGCCAAGATCGGCTCCGATGTCCTGCTGGGTCTCGCAGAGGCCCCGACGGCGACATCCGAACAGTTCATCACGACGCTTGCGATCGCCGGTATTTCGGTCGTGGTCTTCGTCATCGCCATGTATGTGCCGCCGATCCTGCAGGGTGTCGTGCACGGCGCATCGGTCTCGGGCGGGATGGAGACAATCCGGCATGGCGGCCAGGCCGCGAGCTTTGCCGCCGGCGGCGCATTCCTTGGTGCTGCCGCGGCGACGCGAGGCGCCCAGGCGGCAAGTTCGGCGCGAGCAGCCGGGTCATCATTCGCGGGAGCCGCACTGCGCGGCATAGCGTCCGGGATCGGGGGCGCTGCGCACGCGGCGGGTTCGGCGGCAAAGGAAAAGGCCATCGCCTCACCCGGCGCCTATGCCGGTTCCCTCCTCGGGCTCGCCAACGCCAAGCTCGATCAGAAACGGCATTCCGGCCGCACCACGCCTCCACCCCCCATCGACGAGAACAAATAG
- the trbJ gene encoding P-type conjugative transfer protein TrbJ, with amino-acid sequence MPKRFFGSNSAAHALALAAAILVVSQPIPALAGGVTGQATEWTQLANNAELISLVGKSAEQVNNQITQITQLAEQIQNQLNIYQNMLQNTAQLPDHVWGQVESDLMHLQNIVSHGQGVAFSMGNIDDVLKQRFQSFADLRTTLPDNATFSSSYQIWSDTNRDTIAVTLKAANLTAEQFSSEEATMNSIRSMSETADGQMKALQVGHEIAAQQVAQMQKLRGLVSQQMTMMGTWYQSEQARKDLAQARREQFFSAPQHDIRGGQVMEPRW; translated from the coding sequence ATGCCGAAACGCTTTTTCGGGTCAAATAGTGCCGCACATGCACTCGCGCTCGCGGCTGCCATCCTGGTGGTCAGCCAGCCCATTCCGGCATTGGCCGGGGGTGTCACGGGACAGGCGACCGAATGGACCCAGCTCGCCAACAATGCCGAGCTCATCTCGCTCGTCGGCAAGTCGGCCGAGCAGGTCAACAACCAGATCACCCAGATCACCCAGTTAGCCGAGCAGATCCAGAACCAGCTGAACATCTACCAGAACATGCTGCAGAATACCGCCCAGCTGCCCGATCATGTCTGGGGTCAGGTCGAGAGCGATCTGATGCACCTGCAGAACATCGTCTCGCACGGGCAGGGCGTGGCGTTTTCGATGGGCAATATCGACGATGTGCTCAAGCAGCGCTTTCAAAGCTTCGCCGATCTCAGGACGACGCTGCCCGACAATGCGACGTTTTCGAGCTCCTACCAGATCTGGTCAGACACCAACCGCGACACGATCGCCGTCACACTGAAGGCTGCGAACCTGACCGCCGAGCAGTTTTCCAGCGAGGAGGCGACGATGAACTCGATCCGCTCGATGTCGGAAACCGCCGACGGCCAAATGAAGGCGTTGCAGGTCGGACACGAGATCGCCGCCCAGCAGGTCGCGCAGATGCAAAAGCTGCGCGGGCTTGTCTCGCAGCAGATGACCATGATGGGCACCTGGTACCAGTCGGAGCAGGCGCGAAAGGACCTCGCGCAGGCCCGGCGCGAACAGTTCTTCAGCGCGCCTCAGCACGATATTCGCGGCGGCCAGGTGATGGAGCCGCGCTGGTGA
- a CDS encoding conjugal transfer protein TrbF → MAGSTPPDNPYLAARQEWTERYGSYVQAARAWRVVGMSGMVMAVIGFSYALYQSTQVKLVPYIVEVDTLGAAVNAGFPQQIEYADPRVVRATLGSFISNFRSVTPDAVVQKQYIDRTYALLRTSDPATEKVNSWFRGNSPFEKAKTATVAIEVNNIVALSNQSYQIDWTEYERDRKGKETGLRRFRGIATVTLNPPQDESVIRLNPLGLYLRDFDWTAQL, encoded by the coding sequence ATGGCCGGATCCACGCCGCCCGACAATCCCTATCTTGCTGCGCGCCAGGAATGGACCGAGCGCTACGGCTCCTATGTCCAGGCGGCCCGCGCCTGGCGCGTGGTCGGCATGTCCGGCATGGTGATGGCCGTCATCGGCTTCTCCTATGCGCTTTACCAGAGCACGCAAGTGAAGCTGGTCCCCTATATCGTCGAGGTCGACACGCTCGGGGCGGCGGTCAATGCCGGCTTCCCGCAGCAGATAGAATATGCTGATCCACGGGTGGTGCGCGCCACGCTCGGCAGCTTCATCTCGAACTTCCGCTCGGTCACGCCGGACGCAGTGGTCCAGAAGCAATATATAGACCGCACCTATGCACTGCTCAGAACCTCCGATCCGGCGACCGAAAAGGTCAACAGCTGGTTCCGCGGAAATTCGCCGTTCGAGAAGGCAAAGACCGCTACGGTCGCCATCGAGGTGAACAATATCGTGGCGCTGTCGAACCAGTCCTACCAGATCGACTGGACCGAATATGAGCGCGACCGGAAAGGCAAGGAGACGGGCCTTAGACGGTTCCGCGGCATTGCCACCGTCACGCTTAACCCGCCGCAGGACGAAAGCGTCATTCGTCTCAATCCTCTTGGTCTCTACCTGCGTGATTTCGACTGGACCGCGCAGCTTTGA
- the trbH gene encoding conjugal transfer protein TrbH, whose translation MRIFLLRAIIAASLTVAAAGCQSTSAVGLVASDAPLDVSGPAASAIAGDMVSRLAEQIGPGTATVVLKQDASPFGQALEAALKGWGYSIVTDQKTDDKSNLVPISYVLQPYENQVLARLSTSTVEIGRAYVVTATGATPASPLSVMRKG comes from the coding sequence ATGCGGATCTTCCTGCTTCGGGCGATCATCGCCGCCAGCCTCACAGTGGCAGCTGCCGGCTGCCAGTCCACCAGTGCCGTTGGCCTAGTCGCCAGCGACGCGCCTCTGGACGTGTCCGGGCCAGCGGCGAGCGCCATCGCTGGCGACATGGTCAGCCGGCTTGCCGAACAGATCGGTCCGGGCACCGCGACCGTGGTGCTGAAACAGGACGCCTCCCCGTTCGGCCAGGCGCTGGAGGCGGCTCTCAAGGGGTGGGGCTATTCCATCGTGACCGACCAAAAGACCGACGACAAGTCGAACCTTGTTCCGATCTCCTATGTGCTGCAGCCCTATGAGAACCAGGTTCTCGCCCGTCTCTCCACCTCCACGGTCGAAATCGGCCGGGCCTATGTTGTGACGGCCACCGGAGCGACGCCGGCAAGCCCGCTCTCCGTGATGCGGAAAGGGTGA
- a CDS encoding antitoxin Xre/MbcA/ParS toxin-binding domain-containing protein codes for MVQAQKIHKDGGPLILSYMDKGGKIAVQQVADGFGMSKTQLAETAGLARETLYRLERSRGTRTQNRLREMLEIISRVTDWAGGKEQAMAWYRAQPLPAFGGRTAESLVKDGKAAAVRDYLDHMALGGFA; via the coding sequence ATGGTTCAGGCTCAAAAGATCCACAAAGATGGCGGACCGCTGATCTTGTCCTACATGGACAAGGGCGGAAAGATTGCTGTTCAGCAGGTCGCAGACGGCTTCGGCATGTCGAAAACGCAGCTGGCCGAAACGGCCGGTCTCGCCCGCGAAACGCTTTACCGCCTGGAGCGCAGCCGCGGAACAAGGACGCAGAACCGTCTTCGCGAAATGCTTGAAATCATCAGCCGGGTCACCGATTGGGCCGGGGGCAAGGAGCAGGCCATGGCGTGGTATCGCGCCCAGCCACTCCCGGCTTTTGGCGGCCGCACGGCGGAGTCGCTGGTGAAGGACGGCAAGGCGGCAGCTGTCCGAGATTACCTCGATCATATGGCCCTTGGGGGCTTTGCTTGA
- the trbI gene encoding IncP-type conjugal transfer protein TrbI, with the protein MTQSLQLGGSANGSRATQMQRVNRLPIIVAIVFVIVFLAVIFFGLTSRGLFFGKEAGLNQTTGNPASTYADQLKQGVTDGIIGEPEKSQTFQPTPVETKEDDAKPFGDHPEKVQDQTQKRGVASDDEWRARLQREQDEQYLRERYRQRMARLQANAAALDAPLVIDRNKLEAKAEVTDAKTVTAKTPDAQTSASDLYAAALRNGLPGQEADQNGQRSKEDFFNADIKKLGYLPNRVVPQFSDYGLKRGSVIPATLITGINSGLPGRITAQVSQNVYDSATGHRLLIPQGAKLFGRYDSKVSFGQSRVLVVWTDLIFPNGSTLQISGMAGTDAEGYGGFHDRVNNHYLRTFGSAVLIALIGTGIDASMPDSSTLATQETASDAARRNFAESFGRVAEQTISRNLNVQPTLEIRPGYKFNVLVDQDIIFPGFYRN; encoded by the coding sequence ATGACGCAATCGCTTCAATTGGGCGGATCCGCCAACGGCAGCCGGGCGACGCAGATGCAGCGCGTCAATCGCCTTCCCATCATCGTGGCGATCGTATTCGTGATCGTGTTCCTGGCCGTCATCTTCTTCGGACTGACCAGCCGTGGTCTGTTCTTCGGAAAGGAGGCCGGCCTGAACCAGACCACCGGCAATCCGGCATCGACCTATGCCGACCAGCTCAAGCAGGGCGTCACCGACGGCATCATTGGCGAGCCGGAGAAATCGCAGACCTTTCAGCCGACACCCGTCGAGACGAAAGAGGACGACGCAAAACCCTTCGGGGATCACCCCGAAAAGGTGCAGGATCAGACGCAGAAGAGGGGCGTGGCTTCCGATGACGAATGGCGGGCACGGCTGCAGCGGGAACAGGATGAGCAATATCTGCGCGAGCGCTACCGGCAGCGCATGGCGCGGCTGCAGGCCAATGCTGCAGCGCTCGATGCGCCGCTGGTGATCGATCGCAACAAGCTTGAGGCAAAGGCTGAGGTGACGGACGCAAAGACGGTCACAGCCAAAACGCCAGATGCACAGACATCGGCGTCGGATCTCTATGCTGCAGCGCTGAGGAATGGCCTTCCCGGACAGGAGGCGGATCAGAACGGGCAAAGATCCAAGGAGGACTTCTTCAATGCCGACATTAAGAAACTCGGCTATCTGCCCAATCGTGTCGTCCCGCAGTTTTCGGACTACGGACTAAAGCGGGGCTCCGTCATTCCGGCAACGCTGATCACTGGCATCAACAGCGGTCTGCCGGGCCGCATCACGGCCCAGGTCAGCCAAAACGTCTATGACAGCGCCACCGGCCATCGGTTGCTCATCCCGCAAGGCGCGAAACTGTTCGGGCGTTACGACAGCAAGGTGTCGTTCGGCCAAAGTCGCGTTCTCGTCGTCTGGACGGACCTCATTTTTCCGAACGGTTCTACGCTACAGATCAGCGGCATGGCCGGCACGGATGCTGAGGGCTATGGCGGTTTCCACGACAGGGTGAACAACCATTATCTCAGAACCTTCGGCTCCGCAGTACTCATCGCGCTGATCGGAACCGGGATCGATGCGTCGATGCCCGACAGCTCGACCCTGGCGACGCAGGAGACGGCGTCGGATGCGGCGAGGCGGAATTTCGCGGAAAGCTTCGGTCGGGTCGCCGAGCAGACGATCAGTCGCAATCTCAATGTCCAGCCGACGCTGGAGATCAGGCCGGGCTACAAGTTCAATGTCCTGGTCGATCAGGACATCATTTTCCCGGGCTTTTACCGCAACTAG